In Archangium lipolyticum, a single genomic region encodes these proteins:
- a CDS encoding alpha/beta fold hydrolase — MTSIDDVSASSRVLHRRIELDGLSIFFRESGPEHAPVLLLPHGYPCSSYQYRRLMPALSDRWRTLAPDLPGFGYSGTPDPSGFGYDFDAYARFLGRFTEALDLREYAIWLHDYGSQIGLRHAIAHPERIKAVVIQNGDIYEDALGPKYETIKAFWNDPSVQTRQPLEAAVSEAGFREEFVGEISPRLAERIPPDLWKLHWPLMDTPVRRAVAVGLMEKLKENLEWFPRYQRYLREKHPATLILWGPEDGYMPAPAARAYLRDVPDAELHLLEGAGHWLLETHFEEAVPIVRDFLSRQLT; from the coding sequence ATGACTTCCATCGACGATGTCTCGGCTTCCTCACGGGTGCTCCACCGCCGCATCGAGCTCGACGGCCTGAGCATCTTCTTCCGCGAGTCCGGTCCGGAGCACGCACCAGTGTTGCTGCTCCCTCACGGCTATCCATGCTCGTCCTATCAGTATCGCCGTCTGATGCCGGCGCTGTCGGATCGATGGCGGACCCTCGCACCCGACCTTCCAGGGTTTGGCTACAGCGGCACTCCGGATCCATCCGGGTTCGGGTACGATTTCGATGCGTATGCCAGGTTCCTCGGGCGGTTCACCGAGGCACTGGATCTTCGGGAGTATGCCATCTGGCTCCATGATTATGGCTCCCAGATCGGGCTACGACACGCCATCGCCCACCCGGAGCGGATCAAGGCCGTCGTCATCCAGAATGGTGACATCTACGAGGATGCGCTGGGTCCGAAATACGAGACCATCAAGGCGTTCTGGAACGACCCGAGCGTGCAGACACGTCAGCCTTTGGAAGCGGCCGTGAGCGAGGCGGGCTTCCGGGAGGAGTTCGTCGGAGAGATTTCGCCGCGGCTCGCGGAACGGATCCCACCTGATCTGTGGAAGCTGCACTGGCCGCTCATGGACACACCGGTGCGGCGGGCGGTCGCCGTGGGGCTGATGGAGAAGCTGAAGGAGAACCTGGAGTGGTTTCCCCGCTACCAGCGCTATCTTCGAGAGAAGCATCCCGCCACGCTGATCCTCTGGGGGCCCGAGGATGGCTACATGCCAGCGCCCGCGGCACGAGCTTATTTGCGTGACGTTCCCGATGCCGAGCTGCATCTGCTCGAAGGCGCGGGTCACTGGCTTCTGGAAACGCACTTCGAGGAAGCCGTGCCGATTGTGCGCGACTTCCTGTCGCGCCAGCTCACATGA